The following are encoded in a window of Poecile atricapillus isolate bPoeAtr1 chromosome 3, bPoeAtr1.hap1, whole genome shotgun sequence genomic DNA:
- the LOC131577874 gene encoding mitochondrial amidoxime reducing component 2-like, giving the protein MCRCPRAAEQHWTPHLLPSTPPSSHLFPSSPSQAKRMNLTHSCIPTQPTLPVALLSLNARISDRKHHPPLLCRAGRSAVCFPRCAAPFLAPGVGARRGSGLSGRARREGRCEGRCEGRCEGPGPAAPPTAAPGAQRGPVAMSGPWGAVGPARPAWLWGAAALLALGALLGAWRWAGPRRRRRLQRVGTVLRLFVYPVKSCRGVSVRRAQVTPMGLRSGELRDRFWLVIREDGHMVTARQEPRLVLVSANCDNGHLILEAGDMERISVPVKLPEKNPVRNCRVFGQDIQGRDCGDEVAQWITTFLNSEPCRLVHFESFMAPRKSKDSIALFRNTDEVAYPDCSPVLIISEASMDDLNARLEKKVKIQNFRPNILVTDCSAFEEDTWEDILIGDVEMKGTVCCGRCILTTVNPDTGVIDRKEPLETLKSYRLCDPSEKHIYKTSPLFGKYFAVDRTGTIQVGDPVYKMIWE; this is encoded by the exons ATGTGCAGATGTCCCAGGGCAGCCGAACAGCACTGGACACCCCACTTGCTGCCCTCCACGCCTCCATCCAGCCACCTGTTCCCCTCTTCTCCGAGCCAAGCCAAACGCATGAATTTGACGCACTCGTGTATTCCCACACAGCCCACACTTCCTGTAGCACTGCTTTCACTAAACGCCCGGATATCAGACAGAAAACATCATCCGCCGCTGCTTTGCCGAGCCGGGCGCTCGGCCGTGTGTTTTCCCCGCTGCGCCGCCCCCTTTCTCGCACCGGGGGTCGGGGCTCGGCGGGGCTCCGGGCTCTCCGGGCGGGCCCGGCGTGAGGGCCGCTGTGAGGGCCGGTGTGAGGGCCGGTGTgaggggccgggcccggccgccCCGCCCACAGCCGCTCCGGGCGCGCAGCGGGGCCCAGTCGCCATGAGCGGCCCGTGGGGCGCGGTGGGCCCGGCGCGGCCGGCCTGGCTGTggggggcggcggcgctgcTGGCGCTGGGCGCCCTGCTCGGGGCCTGGCGCTGGGCcggcccgcgccgccgccgccgcctgcAGCGGGTCGGGACGGTGCTCAGGCTCTTCGTGTACCCGGTGAAGTCGTGCCGGGGGGTGTCGGTGCGGCGGGCGCAGGTGACGCCGATGGGGCTGCGCAGCGGGGAGCTGCGGGACAG GTTCTGGCTCGTCATCAGGGAGGACGGACACATGGTGACGGCTCGCCAGGAGCCGCGGCTCGTCCTTGTTTCTGCCAACTGTGACAACGGGCACTTGATCTTGGAGGCCGGGGACATGGAGAGGATAAGCGTGCCTGTAAAGCTTCCCGAGAAAAACCCCGTCCGAAACTGCAG GGTGTTTGGACAGGATATCCAAGGCAGAGATTGTGGTGATGAAGTGGCTCAGTGGATCACCACCTTCTTGAACTCAGAGCCCTGTCGACTGGTGCACTTTGAGTCCTTCATGGCGCCAAGAAAGTCAAAGGACTCAATAGCCCTTTTCCGAAACACAGATGAG GTTGCCTATCCTGACTGCAGCCCAGTCCTGATCATCTCCGAAGCTTCAATGGACGATTTAAAtgccaggctggaaaagaaagtTAAGATACAGAACTTCAGGCCAAATATTCTTGTAACAGACTGCAGTGCTTTTGAGGAG GACACCTGGGAGGATATTCTTATTGGTGATGTGGAGATGAAAGGGACCGTGTGTTGTGGCAG GTGTATTTTAACAACCGTTAATCCAGACACAGGGGTCATCGACAGGAAGGAGCCTTTGGAAACATTGAAAAG TTACCGTTTATGTGACCCTTCTGAGAAACACATTTACAAAACCAGCCCTCTCTTTGGGAAATACTTTGCTGTTGACAGAACTGGAACGATTCAAGTTGGAGACCCTGTGTACAAGATGATCTGGGAATGA